The Flavivirga eckloniae genomic interval TGTTGGAAAATCTACATTGCTTAATGCCTTACTAAATGAAGAGCGTGCTATAGTGAGTGATATAGCCGGAACTACCAGAGATGCTATTGAAGATGAAATCAATATTGGCGGTATAGGGTTTAGGTTTATAGATACGGCAGGTATAAGAGAAACCAAAGATGTGGTTGAAAATATTGGTATTAAAAAAACCTTTGAAAAGATTGCACAGGCTCAGGTTGTTGTATACTTGTTTGATGCTGAAGCTATTTTTTCACAGAAGTCAACCATCGATGCCATTACTACAGAAATCGAAAAGATTAAAAATAAATACCCTCAAAAACCACTAGTGGTTATAGCCAATAAAGTAGATGCGATTTCTAATACAGGACTAGAAGAACTTACCGATAAGGTTTCTGATATTAAACTCATTTCTGCAAAAAACCGAAAAGGTATTGAGGATTTAAAAATCACGCTTTCTAACTTCGTTAATACGGGAGCTTTACGTAATGATGAAACCATCGTAACCAATTCCAGACATTATGATGCTCTACTAAAAGCCTTTGAAGAAATTCAAAAAGTTCAGCATGGATTAGAAACTGGATTGTCGGGAGACCTTCTGGCCATCGATATTCGTCAGGCCTTATATCATTTTGGTGAGATAACCGGTGAGATTACTAATGATGATTTACTTGGTAATATTTTTGCTAATTTTTGTATCGGGAAGTAATTCTATTAAGATATATCAAGGTATTACATGTAATATGTTTGATTATTAGTTGTTTGTGGTTTTGTTTTAAAATATTATTTCATTATTTTTTGTGCCGTTTTGTTCTTTTTTGTTTATTATTGTATCGTTTTTGTGCCGAATTTAATCAAAAGGCACAAAACGGCACAAAAAACAAAAGAATGAATGTATCAGTTAGAAAGAGGAAGTTGAAAAACGGTAAAGAAGGTTTATTTCTTGATTATTATTTTCCCGAAGCTGCTCAAAAACGTAAAAAAGAAGCTTTAAAGCTTAGTGTTTATTCTACTCCGAAATCGTCAAAGGAAAGAGATCATAATAAAAAAACTATGCTCTTAGCAGAAAGTATAAGGTCAAAGAGGTTATTAGAACTTCAACATGACAAACATGGTTTTTCTCATTTGATTAAAGATGGTTTGACAGAAAACTTTATAACCTATTTTTCCGAACAAACAGATAAAAGATATAATAGTTCTGGAAATTATGGAAGCTGGGATAGTGTATTAAAACATCTAATAAAATACAAAGGAAATAATGTGTTATTTAGAGAAATAGATTCTAAATGGTTAGAGGAGTTCAAAGATTATTTAAAGAATGCAGCAAGAACAAAAAGCAATAAATCTTTATCTCAAAACTCGTGCTATTCATACTTCAATAAGGTTAGGGCGTGTTTAAAACAAGCTGTAAAAGATAAAATAATTAGTTATAATCCTGCTATAGATGTTCAAGGGTTTAAGCAAGGGGAAACAGAAAGAGAGTTTCTTACTTTGGAAGAACTTAAGACAGTCACTAAAGTTGAGTGCGAAATACCTATACTCAAACAAGCTTTTCTATTTAGTGCTCTTACTGGGTTACGTTGGTCAGACATCAACAAATTAACTTGGAAAGAAGTTCAATATTCTGATGAGCAAGGCTTTTATATACGTTTTAAGCAAAAGAAAACGAAGAGTTATCAAACACACCCAATTTCTGAACAAGCACGTAGCATTTTAGGTGAAGAAGGCAATAATGACGAGAGAGTGTTTAAAGGGCTTAAATATAGCGCATGGCATAATTTAAAACTTCAGCAATGGGTAATGAAAGCAGGTATTAGTAAAACGATTACTTTTCATTGTGCTCGTCATACTTATGCCACTTTACAGCTTACACTTGGAACGGATATTTACACAGTATCAAAGTTGCTAGGACATAAGGAATTAAAAACTACACAGATTTACGCAAAAATTATCAATCAGAAGAAGGTAGACGCTGCTAATGTTATACCTGATATTAACGTTTAACTTATGGAAGTGAATTATAGTTATTACGATATTGATATTGCTGACATATGGTATTACGAACGAGAACTATTCTTATATGGTGAGAATGGAAATACTGTTTTAGCCAAAAACATTATTAACAAAGTTCAACATATAATTACAACTAAAGGTACACCTTCATTTAGTTTTAAAGAATATCAACTTGGAGATGAAAAGTTTAGAGACTATTATAAAAGAAATGCAGATATGTATAGAAAGGCTTGTGAAAGTCTTAAAGAGTTATATAGAATAGATTATTTTATAGCAACAAAAGGTTCATGTTTTGAGTATTCAGAAAGCATAGTTATTGACCTACATAATGAAAATTTTGATTTTTGGTTTGCTTTAAAGCTTAGGCAGTATAATGATAAAATTATTGCAATTAGCGATTTTTTGAATTTCCATTTAAAATACACTTTTAATGATAACATGCAGCAAATCGTTGATTTTTTAAAATTAAGCTGTAGGCAATACTTAGGGTTAATTTTTGAAAATAAGATAATAGAGACAGTTAATGAATGGAGTGAAGAAAAAACAAAGAATAAAAAGCTCCGAAGTAATAAAAGTAAACCAAAAATGAAAGGTGAAATTCATTCATTTTTATTACAAAAGAGCAAATACAATCTGAATTATTATAGGAAATCAGGTAATAGAGAAATATTCAGAGAAGCTTTGTCAGCACTTAAAAACGAAAAATTTATTTCAAAAAAGACAAGTTTAGAAATATTCATATCTATATTTTGTAATCAAAAAATCACTGAAAAAAATAGAATAATTTGGATAGGAACAAAAAAAGAACTTAGTTGGCTCGTGTTTTATTTAATTGAATCGGATAAAATATATGATTTAAAAAATAATAAATGGATGGTCGCAATTAATTGTTTTGTTGATGGATATGGGCTTCCTGATACGGAAATTAAGGATTTTGAAAGAGACCAACTTAGAAATGCATCTGATGGCAAATTAGATAGAAAAATACTCCTCGAATCTATACTTTCAAAACTTTAGACTCTGCACTCTGCAATTTAATTATCAAGTTTATAATTCTTATAAAGCCTTATTCCAATTAACTTTTTACAGTAAGTAATAAAAACTTACCCTACACTCTGCAAATCATTTTTGATTGACTTTGCAATACTTGGTTGTTTTGTACTAAGAAATTTCAAATAAAGCATTGCGCAATGCTCATTAATAATTTAAAAAATTAAGAAATGAGCAAATCATTAAAACCCCTATACTCACTAACCATAGGAGAGTATATCGAATTAAACAAAAGAACTTTTGCAGAAGAAGTTGGTAAACTGTTAAATAATCAGCAAACTAATAGCAAAGAAGAAAACAAAAGCGACATCATATTTATTGATGAAGCTGCTGATTTAACAGGTTATAAAAAGGCAACATTATACTCAAAAGTTTGCCGATTTGAAATTCCTGTACTATCCAGAAGAAAACCTTTAACCTTTTCCAGACAAGCTATTATTGATTGGATTAGTAATGGCAAACCTAGCCTTATTGATGAAGAAACGGACAAATATTTAAAATCTAAAAGATGAAGTATTTGAAAGAAGGGCTAATTAATCCTGAAGCAGAGTATCTAAGCATAAAAGAAATCGGAAAACTATTTAGCCCACCAATTTCTCATGTAAGTCTTTGGAAGTGGCAAAAACAAGGAAAACTTCGATTTACGCCATATCTATTTGGTAATAAAAAATTCTATAAAAAGAGCGAAGTACTTCAAGTAATTGAGCAACAAAAAATCAATCAATAATTGTATTTAAAAATAAAAATTATGTTTAAAAATAAATTAACTAAAGAAAATATATTATCGAAAGTAGTAGGAGGGACTTACGAATTAATGAATTATTATTTAAAACCTTACACAAATGGAGATCTAAAAAAAGGAAACCATATATCAAACCCTTTGCTTGAAAAAAAGCAGAAAACGCCATCATTTAATATTTATGATGACCCATTGGGAATATGGAAATATAAAGATTTTGCTACTGGAGATAGTGGAGATGTGTTTGACCTTGTTATGAAATTAAAAAAATGTAGCTTTAAAGAAGCTTTGGTAATCATTAACAATGATTTTGCATTAGGTCTTCAAATAGGAAAGGAAAAACCATCTTTTGAAATCCAGTCTTATGATTGGGATAGAAAAAACTTAGATTATTGGTCTGAATATGGCATTTACCTTGAAGCTCTTACTTTTTTTAATGTTCTACCAATAAAGGAGTATAGCCGAATTGAAAAAAAACAAATCATTAAATCTACAGAACTTGACCCTATATTCGCTTATAGAATTAATTTTTCTTGCTATAAAATTTATCGACCGTTTTCAAGTAAATACAAGTTTTTATGGCTAGGGTATAAACCTAACAATTATGTTTTTGGGTTTGAGCAGTTGCCTAAAAAAGGAGAAAGAATATTTATTACAGGGGGAGAAAAAGATGTTATATCACTTCACGTAAATGGCGAATATGCGGTAAGTTTAAATAGCGAAACAGCTATGCCTTCGGAAGAGCTAATAAATAAATTAAAATCAAATTTTGAAGAGGTTATAGTTTTGTATGATATTGATAGTACAGGGATAACTCAATCGAAAAAAATATGCGATAAATTTGGGTTAAAGAGAATGGTACTTCCTGAAAAACTAAAAGAAGAAGGAGGTAAAGATATTTCTGATTTTTTCAAGTTTGGGTTTAAATTGGCATATGATGAAATAATTATAGAAAATTATGAAGAGAATAAGCTTATAAATAACGGTAAGCATCTTTCAAAAATACTTGAGACTCAAAAAGAGCTTTCCAAAATAAAGTCTAAAAAGATTATTCAATCCAAACCTATTTTATTTCAGCTAGGAAAAGAAATTATATTTCCAAACACAATAAATATTATTCAGGGGAAGGCAGGTGTCCATAAGAGTAGGTTGGCAGAAACTATCTGTAGTTCATTAATAAAAAAAGAGGATTGTAAAAGGCGCTTATTACAGTTTACAGCAGGTTTAAATAAAAACTTGACAGTTTGTTATGTTGATACCGAAAGAAACCTCACAGAGCAATACCCTTATGCATTACAACAAATTTTAAATAAAGCAGGGTTTTCTAAAGAAGAAACACCCAGAAATTTTGATTATATATCCTTATTAGAAATAAGTAGAGCACAGAGATTTGAAGCACTCAGAGAATATTTAGAGTTGGTTCGGTTAAAATATACAGGGCATACTGTTATTGTATTAGATGTAGTTACAGATTGTATTAAAGATTTTAATCGTTCTGACAATAGTATGGAATTGATTGACCTTATGAATATATTCATCAACCAATACGATGTTACATTTATTTGCTTGATTCATGAAAACCCAGGAAGTGCAGATAAAGCCAGAGGTCATTTAGGAACGGAGTTGTTTAATAAGTCAAGTACAGCAATTCAGATTGGTTTTGAGATGGGTAAAGGAAATAAGCCATCAGATATTATTGCCCTTAAATTTCTGAAAAAACGAAGTACAAAACGATATGACCCCATTCACCTTATTTATTCTGAGGAAGAAAAAGGGCTAGTTTTAGCTGATGCAAATATGGTAGATAAGGTTAAAGAATCTAGGCTTCTTAAAGCTGAACCTGCTGAATTAATTAAGTTTATAAACGATAACATTGAATTTCCTGTTAATGGTAAAGATTTGATAGAACTTTTATCAAAAGAGTTTGAATGCAGTAGCAAAATAATAAGAGAGAGATTAAATAAAATAATAGATGACAATGTAGAATTTGAAAATAGAGAAAATATTCCATATTATTTAATTAAAAAGAAACAGGGGAGAGAAGTAGTCTATGATATTAAATCATAATTATTAAATGTAATTAACAATGGAAGGTGGAACTGGCATATAATAGCCTTTTCTATCTTCCAATATTATTTATGTTATTATAGATACAAAACAAATTAATTTAAATAGTGAATATTTTAATTTAAACTAAGGAAAGTTAACTTGAGTTAAGCTAATATCAATCTGTTGTTTTTAAGCGTATTGGTTACTATTTTTGATTAAAACGCATAGGTTATGGAGACAGCTAAAGACCCGTTGACAGGAGAAACTTTTTATAAACAAAGAAATAATCAAGTATTTGCTAATCGTAAAAATCAAATTAAGTATAACAATTTGAAGGCTTTGGAAAAGAGAAAATCAATAGCAATTATCAATCGGATATTGGATAAGAATAGGTCAATTTTAATATCAATATTAGAAGGGAAACCTGAAGCAATTAAAAGCTATGATTATTTATTAGGGACTGGCTTTCATTTCGGCTGTAGTACACACACAATTAAGCGTGAAAATGATAATTGGATTTGTATATATGATTATGGGTATATGTTAGAAGGAGATAAAACTTTTAGAATAATAAAACTGTAACCAGATTTATCATGGAAGGAATTATTGATTGTTATCAATTAGAGGTTGCCAGAAATATACCTAAGGAGTTTACATTGTTAGAGAACAATTATCAGGCCTTAAAGAGTAATCATCGCAATATGAATAAAGCAATTATTGGTGTAGGGGTTATGACCGTTCTATTTATTGTTTTCAAAATATATTCTTATGAAAAAGAAAAAAGAAGCAAATAAACTTTTTTTAATTGACTATGGAAGTGATTTTTTAAAAACACCAGTTGTAAAGACTTCACTAATTGTTATAGCAGCATACAGCACTATCTATTTGTCAAAATATTTTTTAAATGCTTCAGCAGGCACTATAAGAGCTTGCAAGAATTTTAGAGAGGCTTGTAGAGGAAATTAGTTAAGCTAAACCACTATTTTTAATAGTAGTTTAGCCTCATTAATGTAAATCACCACTCATAGGTTAATTCTAAATCCACTAATATGTTGTGTTCTTGACTAACTACAGTTATGTTATCTGGGAAACCATTATCATCTAAATAGGCTTCAAACTTATAGGTTGTCATAAAATCATCTTCATCTACAGAATCATAATCCCAAATGGACACAAAATAATGTAAACTAAAATTGGTTAATACCAAATTTGGTACAAATTCAAATAGCGTAGAACCATTTGAAAAAGCATCTTCATAAAATATATCACTTGTATAAAGATTGGTTGAAACGGCATTTTCAAAAGTTATATACATATCTGGTAATATGCTTTCTGCATTTGGTATAGCTAAGTCCCAGTTACTACCATCATCAGTATTAGGAAATATTTTCACAATGGCTTTAGTAATTGTTACACTTGTTGGTGTAACTTGTTCCGAACAATCTGCCCCTGTGTAACCTTCAGGACAATCACATTCACAATTTGTAAATATTCCCCCGTTTAAACAGGTAATAGGCTCACAACCATCAGAATTTGATGAGCAACTAAAAACAATTAAACATATTGCTAAGAAAATTGTTGTTTTGAAAAATTTATTTTTCATGCTAAATGATATTTAATATCATCCAAACCCAAAATGAAGATTAGTAAAATAAAGAAGCGTGGGTTTGTAACATTATCCGTTCTGAGGTTCTGACAAAACCAAATACCAAGATAAGTACAGTACACCCACGCCATAACGTGAGCGTTCAACTTATTAATCTTGTGGTATAAAGGAAATTGTCAGATTTCAGAACCAAGAATAATAGCTAACGCTTATTTTTTATGTCTTTTTAAAATGTTTTTCTAAATAAATATATGTTTTGATTATGGTGTAAATATAGAAATTTTCCTTCTAGGAATTCCATTAAGCGGCATATGAAATCAGAATTACAAAATATTGTACTAATATGGATTTTATATGTTTTAATATAAAAAATATTGTTTTTGTACGTATTTTCATTATTTTTAAAATGACGAATTGGTCGAATAAAAAATTTATCGGAACCAAGAAACCAAATTTGTACTATAATTTATTTGATTTAAATGACCAATCCCCAAAAGGCTCTTAAAGATATAGCAGGTTTAACCATATCGGCTGGAATAGCCTATGCTTCCGGTTTTTTACCAGAAAGTTTTATTTCAGGTATTATTAGAGAAGTCTCTAACAGCCTTACTACGGACTATATTAAGAAGGCTGATTATCAGAAAATAAAAGGGTTACTTACTGATATTCACCCTTCAGAGTTTAATCATGATTTACAAAAACTGATTATTAAATCTATTGAATGGAGTATCAAAATCATAGAGATGCTTTATATTGAGAATAATAAATTAAGTAAAACGGATTATCGAACAGATAGGCTAAAAAAAATAAATAAATCACTTATTAGACAAGTTAATGGGGCGGTTTTTTCGCAACAAGCGCAAGCACTTCATATTAAAGTAGAAAATATAAATGGAGCAAAAGAGTTTTTTGAATGTTTAAATATTGATGTTGGTGGTTTACATGATGTAAAAACTAATAATCCTTATGGGGCATTTTTCAAGGAAAGATTCCCAAAGATGCTGAAATTGTGCTTTGGTGAACTACTTAAAAAAGAAGAAAACAGAAAAGCACTAATAGACTATGAGCAAGAAGTAAAACAAACCATAAACAATAAACTAGATAAAATACTCGATGAACTAGAAAATTCCAATATTAATAAAACTTCTGGTTTTAATGTTTTGACAGTACAGGAGGTACGCCATAAATTTAATTCTTCTAGACTCGATTATTTTATGGATACAATTAGAGAACAATATATAACGATAGCTAACGACTTAGAGTACTTAAAAAATGCCTTTGAACAAATTCTACAAGAACTTCAAGGTAACTATTTTGAGAAAAAAAAGGTTTATATTTTTAGTACTGTGATCGCTTTCGTTGTAATTGTTTTTGGTTTGATTTACTACATTATAACACTACCTTTTACTACCAACATAACCCTAGAGCCCAATAAAAAGATTAAGGTGCATAATGAATATCCACCGCTTAGTTATGGTGATAAACCAAAAATTGTATTCTACCTAAATCAAAAAAATCCTAGAGATATAATTGAAAATGAAGCCACTTTTCCAAAAATTGATTACAAGTACAAAGATAGAAAGATAAGGGTTGAATTGATAGACGATTATTGGAAATTAAGCCAAGACTCTTTGATGCTAAACAGTGGTAGTTTGTCTCTTCAAATTGAACCTAATGAAAAACTTTCGACAATCTCAGGAAGGGTGTTTAAGCATGTAGGGCATGAGCCCATAAGGTACGCCCAAATTAAATTAGTTGATGAAGGGATAGATACAATTGTTGATTCTAATGGTCTTTTTAAAATAAAAGTTCCTATTGAATTTAGGAGGGAAAAATATAATATACAAGTCGTCCTAAATGATAGTACAATATCAAATTGGACAATACACCCTGGGAATGTAAAACCAATTCCAATAAATATTGCTAAAGACTGATGTATACATTCTAAACTATTAATTGTGTTCAACCACTTTTGAAAATCAAGCGAAATGAAAAAAATAATCGTAGTACTAATCCTAATTGTTATTAACAATTTACATTCGCAAACGAAGGTAACTGGAAAAGTATATTTGTTGAGCAGTAATTGGAGACCGATTGAAGGTGTTTTTATAGCCGCTACAGATTCAAATGGTGACTATTCTAAAAAAGACGGAAGTTTTGCTTTATACTTTAAGGATAAACAACCAGGTGAAATAATAAGGATTTCGGTGGGTAATGGCGAATCTATTTTAGATAAAAATGGAAAAGAATATGAAGTTGTAAATGAAAAAGAATTGACTAGTATACTAATCTGCCAGCAAGATAAGTGTAAAACCGATTTGATAATAGTTTTAGTACCAAAAGGACAACGAGAGAAAGTAATTAATGAATACTATCAAATCATTAAAAACCATTTTGATAAAAGAATGGTTCTTTTAAAAAGAGAGTTAAAAGAACTTAGTTCCCAAAATTCAAGAGTTTATGATAGTGTTTCTGAATTAGAATTACAAATTTCTAATCTTAAACTCCAGAATGACTCACTTCGGGTTTACGATCAAGCTGAAGAACTTACAAATATTAATAAAGACTCTTCAAAAGAATGTATAAAAAAGTATCTATTGGTTCTTGACTCTCTAAAGAGGATTAATCTAACAGAGAATCGTTTCTTGTCTATAGAAAACAAAGAGCTTTTAAGAAAAAACATAATTCAAGATTTAGAGAAGTACCTAAAACTTTTGGAGTTAGAAAATATTAATACTGAAGATACTGAAAGGGTTAAAAAAGCCTATAACCTTTTAAAAATGAATAAATGAAAACATTAGCACCTAATATTCTCATTTTTTTGGTGATATTCTTAACGATAAGGGGAAAAGTTGATGCCCAATCAAAGCTCGATGGTAAAGTTTACCAACAAAGCAGTAGTTGGACTCCAATTGAAGGCATATGGGTAAATGAAGTAGATTCGAATGGAGACTTTTCCAAAGCAGATGGTTCATTCTCTTTAAAATTCAATAATAAGACAAAGGGTCAGGCTGTTTTCCCTAAAATTGGTAATCAAAATGCCAATATAGTTCAGGATAAATATGGTAAAGAATGGGAGTTAATTAATGATAAAGAAATTGAATATGTAATTATACCTGAAAAATCGGATGAAAAAAACCTTCTAAAGCTAATTCTTGCTCCGAAAGGTCAACGTGATTTGGCCGCTCAAAAATATTATAAAATAATAAAGACCAGTTCCGATACTAAATTAGCTAAACTGGAGGGAGAGCTAATAGAAATTAGAAATACATTAGGAGAACGAGATTCATTGGTAATTCAAAAAGACAAACAGTTAGAAGTTTACAAAGGCTTATGCGATTCTTTAAGATTATATAAAGAAGCTGTTGAATTGGCCAGTATAAATTTGGATGGAGCCTCAGAACGCGTAAAACGTTACAAGAAGCTATTAGATCAAGGAGTAAAAATAGAGGAAGCACGAAAAGAGTTAAATCCGGAAAAAGCGGAAAAAGAAGCATTAAGAGGTGGCGAATTGGAAAGGGCGAGTGTAAACGAAATTAGAAGAGCTGCTAGAATAGCTACTTTAGGGTTTAGGTTTGATAAAGCCATCTCTCTCTATGACAGGATAACTCATGTTCTAAAAACAAATCGAAGAAATATATTTGACATAGCAGAAAACCTGACAGAGGTAGGGCTTTTATGTAAGGAAGTAGGCATGGATAAAAAAGCCCTAGGATATTTTGAAGAAGCTATAAGTATTATGTATGAGAATAATGTTTCTGAACATCCGATTTTAGGACGAGCATTAAACATTCAAGGAAATATATTTCAAAGTTTGAATCAATACAAAAAAGCAGAAAAAAAGCTATTAGGCTCTTTGGAAATTCATGAAAATTATGCGAAGAAGAATACATTTAAGTTTAACCCATTTCTAGCTAATAATTTATCCAACTTAGGCGCTTTATATATCAAGTGGGGTAGATATGAAGAAGCTGAGCCCTTTTTACTTAAGGCTTATAAAATTTATGATCAATTTATCAAAGCGGGTAATCAAGCTTATATTATAGATATTCTTGCTATTAAAATCAATTTGGGGGGATTATATCAAGGCCTTGGCGAATTTCAAAAATCGGAATCTATTTTGCTGGAGGCTATTGAGGATCAAAAGGAATATCCGAACAAAACTTCATTAGAATTTAATGAAACCCTTGTAAAACTCCTTAATAATTTAGGAATGAGTTCTATTTATCTAAAAAAATACAAGCAAGCTGAGTTTGTATTTCTAAAAACTTTAAAAATTTATTATGAATACTTCTCTAAAAACCTCAAGAAATATGGTTCAGAGTATGCTTCCACCCTTGCAAACTTAGGAACTGTGTTTAGAGAACAACAAGAATATGCAAAAGCCGAAAAAGCGTTTCTTGATGCATTAAAAATACACCAAGCCTTTGGCACAAATGTGGAAGGAAAGTTTGGTTTAGATGTGATTGCAATATTGAATAAACTAGGGTCTTTATACTATGTTACAAAAGACTATAAAAAGGCCGAAGAAACTTATATTAAGTCATTAACGATAATTGATAAAGTTGGTGCGACAAAACCTGAGGCTTATATAATAGAAATGATCGAAACAAAATTATCACTACCCCCAGTTTATGAAGCTAGCATGACTGAAGAAAATTTTGAAACCCATAAAAAAAAGATACTTAAACTGTTAACAAGTGCAAAAAAAGATTTTGAATTATATAATCCTAATAACGCTGATATAAAGGGGTTTATGAAAAGTGCCATTGCATACGAAAAATATATTGTTAATTTAGATGTGTCTACAATTGTTTACAAAAACCTTGCGAAAGAAATCCAAAACCTGGAAAAAAAATTAGATACAGAACGTTCGAATGAATCGATTGTTCATCAGCTTCAAAAAGTGATAGCAAAACTTAAAGGATTTTTAAAAAAATACCCTGAGCATATATATGCCAGGAAAAGTCTAAGTGCTAACTATGGAAATTTATCTTGGTATGCGCTTTTGACTAAAGATTTCAAATTATCTGAAAATAGCGCAAAAGAAGGTTTAAATATGGATCCTTCACAAAAATGGATTAATACGAATTTGGCTTTATCTTTAATACTACAGGATAAATATGAATCGGGTAGAGAAATTTATTTAAGATTAAAAGATAAACCCTATAGGAAAGCAAATTATTCTAAAACCTTTTTAGAAGATATTACCACCCTTCAAAAAGCAGGAATTACCCATCCAGATTTTAAAAAAATAGTAAAACTATTAAATGATTGATTATGAGGCAATTAATTTTTGTAATCCTAATAGTATCACCTTTTGGTTTTTCCCAATCTAAAATTGAAGGTAGGGTTTTTCAACAAAGTAGTGGATGGACTCCAATTGAAGGTATTTTCGTTACTGAGGAAAATTCCAATGGTGATTATTCTAAAAGAGATGGTTCATTTTCGCTTGAATTCAACTCAAAAAAGCTCGGGGAAATTGTATATCCAAAAATTGGTTTAAACGGAGATAATTTTGCCAAAGATAAAAATGGAAAAGTTTGGGAGTTGGTCAATGTTAATGAGTTATCATCGGTTATTATACCTAAAGATCCTAAAAGAGGTTCTTTAAAAATAATTGTATGTCCTAAAGGAGGAATACATGAGGCCGCTATTAATTATTATAAACCTATGAAGAATTTTAGGGACAAAAAGTTCATAATGTTGAATGATAGCCTTAAAACGTTACAAGTTCGCTTGAGTTCTGATCATCAAGTAATAATTGATTTAAATCGACAAATAGAGCGATATAAGAAATTAAATGATTCAATACGATTATATAGTAAAGCCCTAGATTATGCAAGAACAAATCTAGACAGTGCTGAGAAACGGGTAAAGGATTATTTAGAAGCTCTAGGTATGGGGATGCAGATTGAGCAAGCGATAAAGATTTTAGATGAAGAAAAAGCGAAGAAAGAAGCTAGACTACATGGGCAAGGATTTGAAACTAGTATAGATGAATTGAGGAAGATTGCGGAACAAAAAGAGTTAGATTTTAGATTCCAAGAAGCAGTAAAAATATATGACGAGATAATTTTACAATATACAGAATACAATAAAGACCAGAACTTAATTCTTGATTTGTATTACTATATATGTGACATGCACCTACAAATTGGTCAATA includes:
- the mnmE gene encoding tRNA uridine-5-carboxymethylaminomethyl(34) synthesis GTPase MnmE — translated: MINQDTIVALATPAGAGAIAVIRLSGKDAINFAENRFKSVSGKQLSKQATHTIHLGHIVDGNKTIDEVLVSVFKNPNSYTGEDVVEISCHGSNYIQQEIIQLFLRQGCRMATAGEFTLRAFINGKLDLSQAEAVADLISSDNEASHQIAMQQMRGGFSSEIAKLREELLNFASLIELELDFAEEDVEFADRTQFKDLIERITFVLKRLIDSFAVGNVIKNGIPVAIVGEPNVGKSTLLNALLNEERAIVSDIAGTTRDAIEDEINIGGIGFRFIDTAGIRETKDVVENIGIKKTFEKIAQAQVVVYLFDAEAIFSQKSTIDAITTEIEKIKNKYPQKPLVVIANKVDAISNTGLEELTDKVSDIKLISAKNRKGIEDLKITLSNFVNTGALRNDETIVTNSRHYDALLKAFEEIQKVQHGLETGLSGDLLAIDIRQALYHFGEITGEITNDDLLGNIFANFCIGK
- a CDS encoding site-specific integrase, yielding MNVSVRKRKLKNGKEGLFLDYYFPEAAQKRKKEALKLSVYSTPKSSKERDHNKKTMLLAESIRSKRLLELQHDKHGFSHLIKDGLTENFITYFSEQTDKRYNSSGNYGSWDSVLKHLIKYKGNNVLFREIDSKWLEEFKDYLKNAARTKSNKSLSQNSCYSYFNKVRACLKQAVKDKIISYNPAIDVQGFKQGETEREFLTLEELKTVTKVECEIPILKQAFLFSALTGLRWSDINKLTWKEVQYSDEQGFYIRFKQKKTKSYQTHPISEQARSILGEEGNNDERVFKGLKYSAWHNLKLQQWVMKAGISKTITFHCARHTYATLQLTLGTDIYTVSKLLGHKELKTTQIYAKIINQKKVDAANVIPDINV
- a CDS encoding MerR family transcriptional regulator; this translates as MSKSLKPLYSLTIGEYIELNKRTFAEEVGKLLNNQQTNSKEENKSDIIFIDEAADLTGYKKATLYSKVCRFEIPVLSRRKPLTFSRQAIIDWISNGKPSLIDEETDKYLKSKR
- a CDS encoding toprim domain-containing protein, whose amino-acid sequence is MFKNKLTKENILSKVVGGTYELMNYYLKPYTNGDLKKGNHISNPLLEKKQKTPSFNIYDDPLGIWKYKDFATGDSGDVFDLVMKLKKCSFKEALVIINNDFALGLQIGKEKPSFEIQSYDWDRKNLDYWSEYGIYLEALTFFNVLPIKEYSRIEKKQIIKSTELDPIFAYRINFSCYKIYRPFSSKYKFLWLGYKPNNYVFGFEQLPKKGERIFITGGEKDVISLHVNGEYAVSLNSETAMPSEELINKLKSNFEEVIVLYDIDSTGITQSKKICDKFGLKRMVLPEKLKEEGGKDISDFFKFGFKLAYDEIIIENYEENKLINNGKHLSKILETQKELSKIKSKKIIQSKPILFQLGKEIIFPNTINIIQGKAGVHKSRLAETICSSLIKKEDCKRRLLQFTAGLNKNLTVCYVDTERNLTEQYPYALQQILNKAGFSKEETPRNFDYISLLEISRAQRFEALREYLELVRLKYTGHTVIVLDVVTDCIKDFNRSDNSMELIDLMNIFINQYDVTFICLIHENPGSADKARGHLGTELFNKSSTAIQIGFEMGKGNKPSDIIALKFLKKRSTKRYDPIHLIYSEEEKGLVLADANMVDKVKESRLLKAEPAELIKFINDNIEFPVNGKDLIELLSKEFECSSKIIRERLNKIIDDNVEFENRENIPYYLIKKKQGREVVYDIKS